Proteins from a single region of Abyssalbus ytuae:
- a CDS encoding type II toxin-antitoxin system RelE/ParE family toxin, with amino-acid sequence MKLIYTNQAIISLEEALEFIAPKVTHEKLIEIRDKILDAADTLIEQPLQGQTEPYLEHLGLKHRRIIESHYKIIYRIIGECIYITDIFDSRQDPGTMKG; translated from the coding sequence ATGAAGCTCATATATACCAACCAGGCTATTATAAGCCTGGAAGAAGCACTGGAATTTATTGCGCCTAAAGTGACACATGAAAAATTAATTGAGATCCGGGATAAAATATTAGACGCAGCCGACACTTTAATTGAACAACCGTTGCAAGGCCAAACAGAACCTTATTTAGAACATTTAGGTTTGAAACATCGTCGAATTATAGAAAGCCATTACAAAATAATTTACAGAATAATAGGTGAATGTATTTATATCACTGATATTTTTGACTCCCGACAGGACCCCGGTACAATGAAAGGTTAA
- a CDS encoding DUF6261 family protein, translated as MIISSNLHELRNGEFMAFISNTLDILNKADLTATGLQEQVMELSSVYSILKEHYKMERSSRITRSLVLLDEARDRYFVSLRGLLQFHTQGHPDETLRQQANLLLKALENHGSDLHRKNYQEQTAGTYSIINIIEQSEELTATIKALYLEEYFEGMKTSNAEFDESYLERNSEYAAIPKEKLAELREQGEKLFEKIVLYINANLVLAEDTTPFETLASEIDTLVKTYQENARRRHGNSIDEDLNEDYDELEDENENE; from the coding sequence ATGATTATATCATCAAATTTACATGAACTCCGAAACGGGGAATTCATGGCTTTTATTTCCAACACCCTCGATATTTTAAATAAGGCCGACCTTACAGCTACCGGGTTGCAGGAACAGGTAATGGAGCTTTCCTCTGTTTATAGCATTCTAAAAGAACATTATAAAATGGAGCGGAGCAGCCGGATTACCCGTTCACTGGTTTTGCTTGATGAAGCCCGCGACCGGTATTTTGTAAGCCTTCGCGGACTCTTACAGTTTCACACCCAGGGGCATCCGGACGAAACCCTCCGGCAACAGGCCAACCTATTGCTTAAAGCTCTGGAAAACCATGGTTCGGACTTGCACCGGAAAAACTACCAGGAGCAAACTGCAGGCACCTACAGCATTATAAATATTATTGAGCAGAGTGAAGAACTTACTGCCACTATAAAAGCACTTTACCTGGAAGAGTATTTTGAAGGTATGAAAACCTCCAATGCAGAGTTTGACGAGTCCTACCTGGAAAGAAACAGTGAGTATGCGGCGATACCCAAGGAAAAACTGGCCGAATTGAGGGAACAGGGCGAAAAATTATTTGAAAAAATAGTACTGTACATCAATGCAAACCTGGTACTGGCAGAAGATACAACCCCGTTTGAAACACTCGCTTCCGAAATTGATACCCTGGTTAAAACCTATCAGGAAAACGCCCGCCGCCGGCATGGCAATAGTATAGATGAAGACCTGAATGAAGACTATGATGAACTCGAAGACGAAAATGAAAATGAATAA
- a CDS encoding fibronectin type III domain-containing protein yields MRTNLLNCIVALLLFYGNLFSQTYPVTIVAQTIPPSPVYFSSYSDAHTLNSPLRVQLILNDISIANLPVRLKIYFEGNGINFQGNDEVFGASPLFLEGGIPLTLTNAELAPYFNLQNITGINANRYAQPIAEGTGQFCFEVYDVFTGNRLSQKTCASAYIFRNDPPIPVLPYKDETIDVQNPQNILFQWTPRHINVSNVEYELSIVEIWDEYVNPQAAFFSLPPVYQVTTRNTSYLLGPADPLLLPNKKYAWRVQAKAMAGAEHIGVFNNNGYSEIFWFSHSQSCEPPPNINSEVKGTRQANITWDDFSTDIPEYLVRYRERSSPNGGDGQEAQWFYARSNTNWVTLWDLRPGTPYEYQVSRKCEIIQSDYSPVKTFTTFIAEDASNLDNCGISPDINISNTEPLESLLVNDVFKAGGFPVKVLEVNGGNGRFSGAGYVTMPYLNNIKVAVEFTNILINTDKDLIEGMVITKYDPEWSGILDTDTVIDEIEALREIAKLILSTLGTFTGTPEQIATLEEQSQQQASHVQQLLDNPGVSPEVKEELSASLAEYQSAQSDLTGKATSGGPNPDGYDTSPQVNAFNQLQESIEKATKEVEGTANTTSFDFEVSQSLDEIYKEEKLSMDVLPTDSSRQIFDYEGILSSEFESYLAALNPGGIYKVKVYTYNSQSEILTAIESIVPAEDEILIFVQKREDKALIKLSLGTSVNKALIEKNISKEEIVDIINEASPRTLKTSVLFHEIEVSMASYALVREAQAYDGNIMALLAIKLLEKGIQGIESFKLSQEYWNPETSGYKPLFGQSKIENAFICGVYNGLIDEAKAIPELGSLLIKISTSEENQKRLKEDIDKLLEAGILNTLIEGFINKYQGQNNATVSYHIGKDVVFLATFFVSFTTATKAGKVTGFVTLMNPFEEAFNLLKTISRAGLSVTRAGQNIIIHIGNDIARFIAKVDVNNIFRDIKWIKSGETLQIIENVKYIDELGDEAFGTLAIIKNGDEVGVKGVSEAGSWITYIGKSIDDLVEAPIGYQFYTRKEQTFIRRINVSDPTTPQLTVRYGKIVRAEGKVLTNADEIKLLLKTDANKAFFWSGRTSNSIGVMNMALEIAQGKGGTTLEGILEKYKIVMPEWNDNIPSVVKLWEDVSALYANQVSGEIRVVLGKNLRSGSIWETVELPRLKQNPKVTKIYAIDPETKIEILLWTK; encoded by the coding sequence ATGAGGACAAACCTGCTTAACTGTATAGTCGCCCTGTTATTATTTTATGGAAATTTGTTTTCCCAAACCTATCCTGTTACCATTGTAGCACAGACAATACCACCCTCCCCGGTTTATTTTTCCTCCTATTCCGATGCCCATACACTCAACAGCCCCCTGCGGGTACAGCTTATATTAAATGATATCAGTATAGCTAACCTGCCAGTAAGATTAAAAATATATTTTGAAGGCAATGGCATAAACTTTCAGGGCAATGATGAGGTGTTTGGGGCCAGTCCGTTATTTTTAGAAGGCGGTATACCGCTTACCCTTACCAATGCGGAACTGGCCCCTTACTTTAATTTACAAAACATTACCGGTATTAATGCCAATCGGTATGCACAACCCATTGCTGAAGGAACCGGTCAGTTCTGTTTTGAAGTCTATGATGTTTTTACCGGTAACAGGCTCTCACAAAAAACCTGTGCCTCCGCTTATATCTTCAGAAATGACCCTCCCATACCTGTCCTCCCGTATAAAGATGAAACCATTGATGTACAAAACCCCCAGAACATTCTTTTTCAATGGACTCCCAGGCATATTAATGTAAGTAATGTAGAATATGAGTTAAGCATAGTAGAAATATGGGATGAATATGTAAACCCGCAGGCCGCATTTTTCTCCCTGCCCCCCGTTTACCAGGTAACTACCCGCAACACCTCTTATCTTTTAGGCCCGGCTGACCCGTTGCTGCTTCCTAATAAAAAATATGCATGGAGAGTACAGGCAAAAGCCATGGCCGGAGCTGAACATATCGGGGTGTTTAACAATAACGGATATTCCGAAATCTTCTGGTTCAGTCACAGTCAGTCCTGTGAGCCGCCTCCCAATATTAATTCCGAAGTAAAGGGCACCCGCCAGGCCAATATTACCTGGGATGATTTTTCAACTGATATCCCTGAGTATTTAGTACGTTACAGGGAAAGATCATCACCCAATGGGGGAGATGGGCAGGAAGCCCAATGGTTCTATGCCCGCAGTAATACCAACTGGGTAACCCTTTGGGACCTTCGCCCCGGTACACCTTATGAATACCAGGTAAGCCGTAAATGTGAAATTATCCAGAGCGATTATTCCCCGGTAAAAACCTTTACCACCTTCATAGCAGAAGATGCTTCCAACCTTGATAATTGCGGAATAAGCCCGGACATAAATATATCCAATACCGAACCACTGGAAAGCCTTTTGGTAAACGACGTTTTTAAGGCTGGCGGCTTCCCGGTTAAAGTGTTGGAAGTAAATGGGGGCAACGGCCGGTTTAGTGGTGCAGGCTATGTCACCATGCCCTACCTTAATAATATTAAAGTAGCGGTGGAGTTTACCAATATTCTCATTAATACTGATAAAGACCTTATAGAAGGGATGGTCATTACCAAATACGATCCCGAATGGAGTGGTATACTGGACACGGATACAGTGATAGATGAGATTGAGGCCCTCCGGGAAATAGCAAAGCTCATACTTTCCACCCTTGGAACCTTTACCGGCACCCCGGAGCAAATAGCCACTTTAGAAGAGCAATCCCAACAACAGGCATCGCATGTACAGCAGTTACTGGATAACCCCGGAGTTTCCCCGGAGGTTAAGGAGGAACTCTCCGCCAGCCTGGCAGAATACCAATCGGCTCAATCAGATCTTACAGGAAAAGCCACTTCCGGAGGCCCCAACCCCGACGGATATGATACCTCCCCGCAGGTAAATGCGTTTAACCAGTTGCAGGAAAGTATAGAAAAAGCCACAAAAGAGGTGGAGGGAACGGCTAATACGACCTCATTTGATTTTGAAGTGTCACAATCCTTAGATGAAATTTATAAGGAAGAAAAACTGTCAATGGATGTTTTGCCCACCGATTCATCCAGGCAAATTTTTGATTATGAAGGGATCTTAAGCAGTGAATTTGAAAGTTATTTAGCGGCACTAAACCCTGGTGGTATATATAAAGTAAAAGTTTATACATACAATTCGCAGTCTGAAATTTTAACTGCCATCGAATCTATAGTGCCTGCAGAAGACGAAATCCTGATTTTTGTTCAGAAACGGGAAGACAAAGCCTTGATAAAATTAAGTCTGGGAACCTCAGTGAACAAGGCACTTATTGAAAAAAATATTTCAAAAGAAGAAATTGTAGATATTATTAATGAAGCCTCACCCCGAACATTAAAAACATCGGTTTTATTTCATGAAATAGAAGTGAGCATGGCCTCTTACGCCCTCGTTAGGGAGGCACAAGCTTATGATGGAAATATAATGGCTTTGCTTGCTATAAAACTTTTGGAGAAGGGCATTCAGGGTATAGAGAGTTTTAAGCTAAGCCAGGAATACTGGAACCCTGAAACTTCAGGATATAAGCCCTTATTCGGGCAAAGCAAAATAGAAAATGCTTTTATATGTGGCGTATACAACGGGCTTATAGATGAAGCCAAAGCCATTCCGGAACTGGGATCCCTGCTTATAAAAATATCTACATCCGAAGAAAACCAAAAAAGGTTAAAAGAGGATATCGATAAACTTTTAGAAGCAGGTATTTTAAATACCCTGATAGAAGGATTCATTAACAAATACCAGGGCCAGAATAATGCAACGGTAAGTTACCATATAGGAAAAGACGTGGTTTTTTTAGCAACGTTTTTCGTGTCGTTTACCACTGCCACAAAAGCCGGTAAGGTAACCGGTTTTGTAACATTGATGAACCCTTTTGAAGAAGCATTCAATCTTTTAAAAACAATTTCCCGTGCAGGATTGTCTGTAACCAGGGCCGGACAAAATATTATTATACATATTGGTAATGATATTGCCCGTTTTATAGCCAAAGTAGACGTTAATAACATATTCAGGGATATAAAATGGATAAAAAGCGGGGAAACGCTACAGATTATAGAAAATGTTAAGTATATTGACGAACTTGGGGATGAAGCTTTTGGAACCCTGGCCATTATAAAAAATGGCGATGAGGTTGGGGTGAAGGGTGTTAGCGAAGCAGGGAGTTGGATTACTTATATTGGAAAAAGTATTGATGATCTGGTAGAAGCGCCTATTGGATATCAGTTTTACACAAGAAAAGAGCAAACATTTATTCGTAGAATAAATGTTTCTGACCCTACTACTCCCCAACTTACTGTTAGATATGGTAAAATTGTTAGAGCTGAGGGTAAAGTACTTACAAATGCTGACGAAATAAAATTACTTTTAAAAACGGATGCTAATAAGGCATTTTTTTGGTCAGGCAGGACATCAAATAGTATTGGGGTAATGAATATGGCATTGGAAATAGCACAAGGTAAAGGCGGAACTACTTTAGAGGGAATATTAGAAAAGTATAAAATTGTAATGCCTGAGTGGAATGATAATATACCATCTGTTGTAAAGTTATGGGAAGATGTTTCTGCTTTGTATGCAAATCAGGTTTCAGGTGAAATTAGGGTCGTGTTAGGTAAAAATTTAAGATCGGGTAGTATATGGGAAACGGTTGAACTACCAAGGCTTAAACAAAATCCTAAAGTAACAAAAATTTATGCAATTGACCCTGAAACAAAAATTGAAATTCTATTATGGACAAAATAA